In a genomic window of Phycisphaerae bacterium:
- a CDS encoding serine acetyltransferase, whose product MWRKVREDYQTCGRHWSQPGFRAVAVYRFGVWAADSGPLRPILIRLYHFMYRYVRNHYGIDLYRTTQIGRRCWIAHHGGIVIHPKAVIGDDCLIRHNVTIGAATHDRAYEAPKLGNKVEIGVGAAILGSITVGDGARIGPGAIVMTNVPPGATVFANPGRIIPPTSEPPKEDAK is encoded by the coding sequence ATGTGGCGGAAGGTCCGTGAGGACTACCAGACCTGCGGTCGCCATTGGAGCCAGCCCGGTTTCCGCGCCGTCGCGGTCTACCGTTTTGGGGTCTGGGCCGCCGATTCCGGACCGCTGCGCCCAATCCTTATCCGACTCTACCACTTCATGTATCGCTATGTCCGAAATCATTACGGCATAGACCTTTACCGCACGACACAAATCGGCCGCCGGTGCTGGATTGCCCACCACGGCGGCATCGTCATCCACCCCAAGGCGGTCATCGGCGACGATTGCCTCATCCGCCACAACGTCACCATCGGAGCCGCCACTCACGATCGGGCCTACGAAGCGCCGAAATTGGGTAATAAGGTCGAAATCGGCGTTGGCGCGGCGATCCTGGGCAGCATTACCGTCGGTGACGGCGCGCGGATCGGGCCCGGGGCGATCGTAATGACCAACGTCCCGCCGGGCGCCACGGTTTTCGCCAACCCCGGGCGGATCATTCCGCCGACCTCCGAGCCGCCCAAAGAGGATGCTAAATGA
- a CDS encoding HAD-IIIC family phosphatase: MLNDSWKRSYRNWPVSRLAVERRDGREAIAEGDRLRKEGRFDQALIVYRSAAEGHELVPAHICLKLARTCIDLEDYGEAWRWTLAVVDSGDDFASWQAAAALLARLPVEAMPNSKRSAKLALLSSYTTTQFGPMLELAAAPLGIRFELYQGHYGQYRQEIIDPQSPMYGFGPDFVLLAVHEGDLALPDLSQDPDRDIQAELQRWTSLWRTVSQRTAARVVQYNFALPPETPMGHLGSRLPGSRYAMTRRLNSRLGEEAAGRVSFIDAELISSLFGKNRWFDPRFWFLGKYAVAPEAHPLLARHTAAVIAADLGLSRKCLVLDLDNTLWGGVIGEDGLAGIKLGDGVEGEAYVALQEYIRKLKNKGIILAVCSKNNPADAREPFEKHPEMRIKLDDIAVFAANWRPKPENIREIAEKLNIGLDSLVLLDDNPVEREAVRQFLPEVDVISLPADPSRYVRALAEYLMFETTSFTVEDAQRADQYRARAQIADLESSAESIEDFHRSLKMRAIVRPFDELNLPRIAQLIGKTNQFNLTTRRHGAEKLREFMADPDCVHLYLRLRDRFADHGLVSVAIARREGEVLDIDTWLMSCRVIGRTVEAQMLHHLCVEALRLGCSLLRGTYVPTAKNAMVGDVYGRYGFEAIEDRDKTTVWQYNITARGVIENGFIDLVDRWEENDDGSGTS, encoded by the coding sequence ATGCTAAATGATTCTTGGAAAAGAAGTTATAGGAATTGGCCGGTGAGCCGTCTGGCGGTAGAGCGTCGTGATGGGCGGGAGGCGATCGCCGAGGGTGATCGTCTGCGCAAGGAAGGGCGGTTCGATCAGGCCCTCATCGTTTATCGTTCCGCCGCCGAAGGGCACGAACTTGTTCCCGCCCATATCTGTCTGAAGCTCGCACGAACCTGCATTGATCTGGAAGACTACGGGGAGGCGTGGCGCTGGACGCTGGCCGTGGTTGATTCCGGCGATGACTTTGCTTCGTGGCAGGCCGCCGCTGCGCTGTTGGCCAGACTGCCTGTCGAGGCCATGCCGAACTCCAAACGCAGTGCAAAGCTTGCCTTATTAAGCAGTTACACGACGACCCAGTTCGGTCCGATGCTGGAGTTGGCCGCCGCCCCGTTGGGGATCCGCTTTGAACTCTATCAGGGCCACTACGGTCAGTACCGCCAGGAGATCATCGACCCGCAAAGCCCAATGTACGGTTTCGGGCCGGATTTCGTGCTTCTGGCTGTCCATGAGGGTGATCTGGCTTTGCCCGACCTGAGCCAGGACCCTGATCGGGATATTCAAGCCGAATTGCAGCGCTGGACCTCGCTATGGCGTACCGTTTCACAGCGGACCGCCGCCCGGGTAGTCCAGTACAACTTCGCCCTGCCTCCCGAAACACCCATGGGGCACCTGGGAAGCCGCCTGCCCGGTTCACGCTACGCCATGACCCGACGGCTCAATTCCCGCCTCGGTGAGGAGGCGGCTGGGCGGGTATCCTTCATCGACGCTGAACTTATATCTTCACTGTTTGGAAAAAACCGGTGGTTTGACCCGCGATTCTGGTTCCTGGGCAAGTATGCGGTGGCACCGGAGGCCCACCCACTTCTGGCCCGCCATACCGCCGCGGTAATCGCCGCCGATCTGGGCCTGAGCCGCAAGTGCCTCGTGCTGGACCTGGACAATACGCTTTGGGGCGGGGTCATCGGCGAAGACGGGCTGGCGGGCATCAAGCTTGGCGACGGGGTTGAGGGCGAGGCCTACGTTGCCCTCCAGGAGTATATCCGCAAGCTCAAGAACAAGGGGATCATCCTGGCCGTCTGCTCCAAGAACAACCCCGCTGACGCTCGCGAACCGTTCGAAAAGCACCCGGAGATGCGGATCAAGCTCGACGATATTGCCGTTTTTGCGGCCAACTGGCGGCCAAAGCCGGAGAATATTCGTGAAATTGCTGAAAAGTTAAATATAGGTTTGGACTCGCTGGTCCTTCTCGATGATAACCCGGTGGAGCGCGAAGCGGTTCGCCAGTTTCTGCCGGAGGTGGACGTGATCAGCTTGCCCGCCGATCCGTCGCGGTACGTGCGGGCGCTCGCCGAATACCTGATGTTCGAGACGACTTCGTTTACCGTTGAGGACGCCCAGCGGGCCGACCAGTATCGCGCGCGAGCACAGATCGCGGATCTCGAATCCTCAGCCGAGTCGATCGAGGATTTCCACCGCAGCCTGAAGATGCGGGCTATCGTCCGTCCTTTCGACGAGCTGAACCTGCCGCGGATCGCCCAGTTGATCGGCAAGACGAACCAGTTCAACCTGACCACGCGGCGCCATGGAGCAGAAAAGCTGCGGGAATTCATGGCGGATCCGGATTGCGTGCACCTGTACCTGCGGCTTCGCGACCGGTTCGCCGACCACGGTTTGGTGAGCGTGGCGATCGCCCGTCGCGAGGGCGAGGTCCTGGACATCGACACGTGGCTGATGAGTTGCCGGGTGATCGGTCGGACGGTTGAGGCCCAGATGCTTCATCATCTCTGCGTGGAGGCCCTTCGCCTCGGTTGTTCGCTTCTCCGCGGGACGTACGTTCCGACGGCGAAGAATGCGATGGTCGGCGACGTCTATGGCAGATACGGTTTCGAAGCGATTGAAGATCGTGACAAGACTACGGTCTGGCAGTATAATATAACGGCCAGGGGGGTCATCGAAAACGGTTTCATTGATTTGGTCGACCGCTGGGAGGAGAATGATGACGGTTCAGGAACGTCTTGA
- a CDS encoding acyl carrier protein, with the protein MTVQERLEEIFRGVLNREDIALTDETTAADVPGWDSVAQINLMVSIEQSFGVQFTGNQLAEFRNVGELRRFLEGRAGV; encoded by the coding sequence ATGACGGTTCAGGAACGTCTTGAGGAGATCTTTCGCGGGGTGTTGAACCGCGAGGACATCGCGTTGACGGACGAGACGACGGCGGCTGACGTTCCCGGCTGGGATTCGGTGGCCCAGATCAACCTGATGGTCAGCATCGAGCAGTCCTTCGGCGTGCAGTTCACCGGGAATCAACTGGCTGAGTTCCGGAACGTCGGCGAATTGAGGCGTTTTCTCGAGGGCAGGGCTGGGGTATGA
- a CDS encoding glycosyltransferase: MTACEPRVSIGMPVYNGGELLREAADSLLAQEMGDLELIFSDNTSTDGTSELCREYARRDPRVRYYRNDANIGAFSNFERVVELARAPYFMWASHDDLWAPQFVSTCLAAMASPDVVLAYPKCLVIEPDGQPFRLIDHHQLTSTLGVCSPVQRLRRVLKAPDFWVLFYGLMRTDVLRQVLPISRVHANDSVLVALMSLLGQFADVPEVLFKFRQKANSVAIHKRADFLGEAEKKASRNFRSFWPATRSICSRSMGMPIAPVQKLGVCLSAFRWYLSRYTSRGRRRARQLLTYRKSHSVPVRQTVESDTGR; the protein is encoded by the coding sequence ATGACGGCGTGTGAACCGAGGGTCAGCATCGGCATGCCGGTCTACAACGGGGGCGAACTGCTCCGGGAGGCGGCGGACTCGCTGCTGGCTCAGGAGATGGGCGATCTGGAGTTGATCTTCTCGGACAACACCTCGACCGACGGCACGTCCGAGCTCTGCCGGGAGTACGCCCGTCGCGATCCGCGGGTTCGCTACTACCGCAACGACGCGAACATCGGCGCGTTCTCCAATTTTGAGCGCGTGGTGGAACTGGCGCGGGCGCCCTACTTCATGTGGGCGAGTCACGACGACTTGTGGGCGCCGCAATTTGTCTCTACGTGCCTGGCGGCCATGGCGTCGCCCGACGTGGTGCTGGCGTATCCGAAGTGCCTGGTGATCGAGCCGGACGGCCAGCCGTTCCGCCTCATCGACCATCACCAACTGACTTCCACCCTCGGGGTGTGCTCCCCGGTCCAGCGTCTGCGGCGGGTCCTGAAGGCCCCGGATTTCTGGGTCCTCTTCTACGGTCTGATGCGCACCGATGTGCTGCGACAGGTGCTTCCCATTTCGCGGGTTCACGCCAACGACTCCGTGCTCGTCGCTCTGATGTCGCTGCTGGGCCAGTTTGCCGACGTGCCGGAGGTCCTCTTCAAGTTCCGCCAGAAGGCCAACTCGGTGGCCATTCACAAGCGGGCGGACTTCCTGGGCGAAGCGGAGAAGAAAGCTTCGCGGAACTTCCGGAGCTTCTGGCCCGCCACGCGGAGCATCTGTTCGCGGAGCATGGGCATGCCGATCGCGCCCGTCCAGAAACTGGGAGTCTGCCTGTCGGCGTTCCGGTGGTACCTGAGCCGCTACACCAGCCGCGGGCGACGGCGGGCTCGCCAGCTGCTGACCTACAGGAAATCCCATTCCGTTCCGGTCCGCCAGACGGTGGAGAGTGACACGGGACGATGA
- a CDS encoding glycosyltransferase family 4 protein, whose amino-acid sequence MTMQCPTSNKPSICFVAHNAYGAVSGRDTGHVGGIEHQQATMARWLNRHGYQVSMVTWDVGQGLEADIEGIRILGFCRRDQGLPVVRFLHPRWSGLWRAMTRADAEIYYYNCGDMGLGQMVAWCRRRGRSSVYSVASEPDCDPKLPVLKPLRERFLYRYGLTHADRIVVQTRRQQEMLQEGFGLQSRLIRTPTDGPDETDYEPPESPDPQTARVLWVARISPEKRLGVLLDVAEACPDVFFEVVGAANAENDQTRALLQRAAALPNVTMHGRVAYDRMPEFYRRASLLCCTSAYEGFPNTFLEAWSLGVPVVSTFDPDDLVRHNELGWVAQDVPGLARCIRQALRSPEAWSAASRAARGYYLANHQLDACMRMFEEVFRDVSRDKGRRA is encoded by the coding sequence ATGACCATGCAATGCCCTACATCGAACAAGCCGAGCATCTGCTTTGTCGCCCACAACGCCTATGGCGCGGTCAGCGGACGGGACACCGGCCACGTCGGCGGCATCGAGCACCAGCAGGCCACGATGGCTCGATGGCTGAACCGGCACGGGTATCAGGTCAGCATGGTCACGTGGGACGTGGGCCAGGGTCTGGAGGCCGACATTGAGGGCATCCGCATCCTGGGCTTCTGCCGCCGCGACCAGGGTTTGCCGGTGGTCCGCTTCCTCCATCCCCGCTGGTCCGGCCTGTGGCGAGCGATGACGCGTGCGGACGCCGAGATCTACTACTACAACTGCGGCGACATGGGCTTGGGGCAGATGGTGGCCTGGTGCCGGCGCCGCGGCCGGAGCAGCGTGTATTCGGTGGCCAGCGAGCCCGACTGCGATCCCAAGCTGCCGGTGCTCAAGCCTCTGCGGGAACGGTTCCTTTACCGCTACGGCCTGACCCATGCCGACCGGATCGTCGTCCAGACCCGCCGCCAGCAGGAGATGCTGCAGGAGGGTTTCGGTCTGCAATCCCGACTGATCCGGACTCCCACCGACGGCCCGGACGAGACGGACTACGAGCCGCCGGAGTCACCCGACCCGCAGACCGCCCGCGTGCTGTGGGTAGCCCGCATCAGTCCCGAGAAGCGTCTGGGCGTTCTTCTGGATGTGGCCGAAGCCTGTCCGGACGTGTTCTTCGAGGTGGTGGGGGCGGCGAACGCGGAGAACGACCAGACCAGGGCGCTGCTCCAGCGTGCAGCGGCGCTGCCCAACGTGACCATGCACGGGCGGGTGGCCTACGACCGGATGCCCGAGTTCTATCGACGTGCCTCCCTCCTATGCTGCACCTCGGCCTACGAGGGGTTTCCCAACACCTTCCTTGAGGCTTGGTCTCTCGGCGTTCCCGTCGTCTCGACCTTTGACCCGGACGACCTTGTTCGTCATAATGAACTGGGGTGGGTGGCCCAGGACGTTCCGGGGCTGGCCCGGTGCATCCGTCAGGCCCTTCGGTCGCCCGAAGCATGGAGTGCCGCGTCGCGGGCGGCCCGTGGGTATTACCTGGCCAACCATCAGTTGGACGCGTGCATGCGAATGTTCGAGGAAGTCTTTCGTGACGTCTCGCGGGACAAAGGGAGGCGGGCGTGA
- a CDS encoding glycosyltransferase family 4 protein — protein MRVAIFSRYPRDVNQPRGGVESVTVSLVRSLARLDGLDIHVVTLEKDLADVLVERHDGAAVHRLPASRWPQMLDILGGPGRRRLVDYILDLHPDVVHAHETHGLMLGGLPLPFVFTVHGFDHANLEAEGDLAARVRSPLWRMVEKYGLSHQHSIISITPYVRRMIEPLTGARIHDIDNPVDYRFFETSRDEQPGRVFFAGWITERKNPLGVLEAFARVRRRGIEATVAIAGEAREQEYRDRLLACIEREKLADRVEFLGHVRHDRLPAELARSALFVLPSRQENSPMAIAEAMAVGVPVIASNRCGMPFMIREGESGYLIEPDDHDEIADRMARILTDCALRARMGQVGRSIAMERFHPDTVARKTVEVYRTLIDSGKGGVRSRVEGAN, from the coding sequence GTGAGAGTCGCCATATTCAGTCGCTATCCGCGGGACGTCAATCAGCCGCGAGGCGGGGTCGAGTCCGTGACCGTCAGCCTGGTGCGTTCGCTGGCCCGTCTGGACGGCCTTGACATTCACGTGGTCACCCTGGAAAAGGACCTGGCCGATGTCCTGGTCGAGCGTCACGACGGGGCCGCGGTTCACCGTCTGCCGGCGTCCCGTTGGCCGCAGATGCTCGACATTCTCGGCGGGCCGGGGCGCAGACGCCTGGTGGACTACATCCTCGATCTGCACCCGGACGTCGTCCACGCCCACGAGACCCACGGTCTGATGTTGGGAGGTCTGCCGCTGCCTTTCGTCTTCACCGTCCACGGTTTTGACCACGCCAACCTCGAGGCCGAAGGCGACCTGGCGGCCCGGGTACGTTCGCCGCTGTGGCGGATGGTCGAGAAGTACGGCCTGTCCCACCAGCACAGCATCATCTCCATCACGCCCTACGTACGCCGGATGATCGAGCCGCTGACCGGAGCCCGGATCCACGACATCGACAACCCCGTGGACTATCGCTTCTTTGAGACCTCTCGCGATGAGCAGCCCGGGCGGGTCTTTTTTGCCGGATGGATCACCGAGCGCAAAAACCCTCTCGGAGTGCTCGAGGCGTTCGCCCGCGTCCGGCGGCGGGGAATTGAGGCGACCGTGGCCATCGCGGGCGAGGCCAGGGAGCAGGAGTATCGCGACCGCCTTCTCGCCTGCATCGAACGCGAGAAGCTGGCCGATCGGGTCGAGTTTCTGGGGCACGTTCGCCACGACCGTCTGCCGGCGGAACTGGCCCGCAGCGCCCTGTTCGTGTTGCCGTCGCGCCAGGAGAACTCTCCCATGGCCATCGCCGAGGCCATGGCGGTGGGAGTGCCGGTAATCGCGTCCAACCGCTGCGGCATGCCTTTCATGATCCGCGAGGGCGAATCCGGGTACCTGATCGAACCCGACGACCACGACGAAATCGCCGACCGGATGGCCAGGATCCTGACCGACTGCGCACTGCGGGCGCGGATGGGGCAGGTGGGGCGGAGCATCGCCATGGAGCGGTTCCATCCCGACACCGTGGCCCGCAAGACCGTCGAGGTGTACCGCACGTTGATCGATTCGGGCAAGGGGGGTGTCCGGTCCCGCGTCGAAGGCGCGAACTAG
- a CDS encoding DUF362 domain-containing protein: MVDIERQTAGILNDASVAMALGARSYAAAPFSPSEAYPEYPLDQTTLCDQRNEAYAAVREVLFRLDLDRERFGSAEWNPLGRFIGPGRTVVLKPNFVRDFRQTQTGHGDCLITHGSVIRAVVDYAYKALAGRGRIIIADAPHNDADFDAVRRIAGLDEIQDFYRRAAGFEIEVIDLRPEKARLVNSLIVGHDRLPGDPAGYAAVNLGKRSMFAEVEHLCGLIYGADYDIDEVRRHHRDGAHEYLISRTVLQADCVIVLSKLKTHKKVGLTVNLKNLVGINGNKNWLPHHREGSPSNGGDQFPDDRAIHRLERAVLTPFKRAFRRLGPLRPVLAWPAMELGKLVFGDTNAGTIRSGNWHGNDTTWRMAVDLNRILLYADPDGGLHDRPVRQVFCVVDGIVAGEGEGPLDPTPRPAGAVIAGANPLAVDLACARFMGMDWRRLPILHGALRDHPLPLLAATREQVRVHVAGSSEPLGLDDLAGSDPPFRMPCGWRRQLEIADLPSRDSTDER; the protein is encoded by the coding sequence ATGGTGGATATTGAACGGCAGACAGCCGGGATTCTGAACGACGCGAGCGTGGCGATGGCGCTGGGCGCGCGGTCCTACGCCGCCGCGCCTTTCTCGCCGTCCGAGGCGTATCCCGAGTATCCTCTGGACCAAACCACCCTTTGCGACCAACGCAACGAGGCGTATGCCGCCGTCCGCGAGGTTCTTTTCCGGCTGGACCTCGATCGCGAGCGTTTCGGCTCGGCTGAATGGAATCCGTTGGGCCGGTTCATCGGGCCGGGCCGGACGGTGGTCCTGAAGCCCAACTTCGTTCGCGACTTCCGTCAGACCCAGACCGGGCACGGCGACTGCCTGATTACCCACGGTTCGGTCATTCGCGCCGTGGTCGACTACGCCTACAAGGCTCTGGCTGGACGCGGGCGGATCATCATCGCCGATGCACCGCATAACGACGCCGATTTCGATGCCGTCCGCCGGATCGCGGGCCTCGACGAGATCCAGGACTTCTACCGTCGCGCAGCCGGGTTCGAAATCGAGGTGATCGACCTTCGGCCGGAAAAGGCGCGGCTGGTCAACAGCCTGATCGTCGGCCACGACCGGCTGCCCGGCGACCCAGCCGGTTACGCCGCGGTCAATCTCGGCAAGCGGTCGATGTTCGCCGAAGTGGAGCACCTGTGCGGCCTGATCTACGGCGCCGACTACGACATCGATGAGGTCCGCCGCCACCATCGCGACGGCGCTCACGAATACCTGATTTCGCGAACCGTCCTTCAGGCCGACTGCGTGATCGTCCTTTCGAAGCTCAAGACGCACAAGAAGGTCGGGCTGACCGTCAACCTCAAGAACCTGGTCGGCATCAACGGCAACAAGAATTGGCTGCCGCATCATCGGGAAGGCAGCCCGTCCAACGGCGGCGATCAGTTTCCCGACGACCGGGCGATCCACCGGCTGGAGCGGGCGGTTCTCACGCCGTTCAAGCGGGCCTTTCGCCGGCTGGGACCGCTGCGTCCGGTGCTGGCTTGGCCGGCCATGGAGTTGGGCAAACTCGTCTTCGGCGACACCAACGCCGGCACCATCCGCTCGGGCAACTGGCACGGCAACGACACCACCTGGCGGATGGCGGTCGATCTGAACCGCATCCTGCTCTACGCCGACCCGGACGGCGGCCTGCACGATCGCCCGGTCCGACAGGTGTTCTGTGTGGTCGATGGGATCGTCGCCGGAGAAGGCGAAGGGCCGCTGGACCCGACGCCGCGGCCGGCCGGGGCGGTGATCGCCGGAGCCAACCCATTGGCGGTGGATCTGGCGTGCGCGCGGTTCATGGGCATGGATTGGCGGCGGCTGCCGATCCTGCACGGGGCGTTGAGGGACCATCCGCTGCCGCTATTGGCGGCGACGCGCGAGCAGGTGCGGGTTCATGTGGCCGGATCGTCCGAGCCGCTGGGTCTGGACGATCTGGCCGGGTCCGATCCGCCGTTCCGGATGCCTTGCGGCTGGAGACGGCAGCTCGAAATCGCCGATTTACCGTCGAGGGATTCGACCGATGAGCGGTAG